Genomic segment of Williamwhitmania taraxaci:
TTTTGCATCATCTTTGATAAAGCAAAGAAAACAAATATCACCATGGTAACTTTAGGGAAATTAGTAGCAGTATTAACCATCATTTGTCTACCCTTAATGGGTTTTACAAGCAATGCCATCACCGGGTCGATAAAGGGAGATGGTGATCTTGTTGTTAAAAATTCCGAAAGCAACCCTTTCACCCAATTGGTTGCCAATTTTGCATATTCCTCCGAGGGCAACACTGAAAACAACATCACGGTTGTTTTGCAAAACACCGGTGATCAAAAGGTATCAGTTTATGCAGAAAAGAACCTTCAATCTTACATTGAAACAAAAACCGAAAACGGCATTCTTTATCTGAGTGTGCGAAAAGGAAAAAAATTAAGTCCAACGAGTGCAATTACTATTTATGTGGATGCCTCAACGCTAAAACACATTTCCGGCAAAGGAAATTTAAGATTAGCGTGTACAGCACCCCTCAACTCCGAATCCTTAAGCATCACTTTTGATGGAGTGCTAAACGGATCATTGGAGGTTAACGTAAACAATCTTCAGGTTAACGTAACCGGAGTGTATGAATTTGGATTATTTGGAAAGGCCGACAACGCAACCATTAAAACATCGGGCGTTGGAACACTCGATCACTCCCTGCTTGTAACAAAAAAATTGGAAGCCAAAATAAATAGCATTTCAAAAAAGAATTTTCACAGCTTAATTGCTCAGAGATAAAGATAAGGGTTAGTTAAATTAGGTTAGTTTTAGGTAAGAAAGGGCTTCGGCCCTTTTTTTTATGTATTTTCACACCAAAGCAAATGCCGTTCAATCGGGAAGAAAACTTGATTTTATGAGAACTAAACTACTTGAAACTGCTGAGAAAGTTGGATTCAACATTGATGGAAGAAAAATGTATTCCAGTCCAAAAACCGAAATCATCCATCTTGATCTGAAATTTGGAGAGGTAATCGAAATGCACTCAAATCCTTTCGATGTTGTATTCTACATTCTTGAAGGTGCCGGGATCATTGAGACCCCCGACGAACAGATAACAGTAGAGCAGGACATGTGCATTGAGATATCGGCGGCGGAACCACGCCTAATCAGAAACATTGGCGCTGATAGCCTAAGGGTATTAGCCGTAAAGATATTCTAGCCAGCCTAATCGCCATATAACACAGGAGAATTCCCCTTCTACCTACAATCCTCAAAAAGAGAGTAAACAACCAAAGGCCCTGGAGCAAATTCAAGGGAAAACTGATTGCCCAAAGATTCATTCAATGTTCCCTGCCACCACATATCAAGGGTAGCGTTGGTCAATGGATATTTTAAGTTTTGAGTGGTCAACTTTGTTTGCGTATCAAATGAAAAAAGCGAAACCTGCTGTCCCTCGAAACTCTGAACTACTCCAGAACTCAGCATTGGCAGCAACACACCTGTATCGGTAACCATTACTACCTCCATCCCCTGCTGCGCATAACTTACCATTAACGCAACATTCCCAATAGTGTGATCTTCGCGTAGCCCTGTTGCACCTATAATCGCAACCGATTTAAAACCATTTTTCCGACAAAACATGATTGCTTTTGTAAGATCATTGCTATTTTGATCGGGATCATGATGCAGCTTATCTGCAAAAACCGACTTCACCTCGATGGGAAGCGAATCTAAATCACCAACTACGGCATCGGGGACTCGTCCTTTCCCGAGATGCTTAACAGCGGCTCCATCGCAGCAAAGCAAGTATTTTGCCCGCCGCAATACCCTAACCGGAGTTTCGTGGGTTGGATATTGCCCATTTGCCAGAATTACAGCATCAAACTCTTTATCTAACAGCATACAAATCATCTAAAATACAGGCTATTCTATTCGGATCAACTAACTGAATCCAAAGGCTTCTCCTCAATACTTTTTTGCCACTGGTAATAGCCAACCACCGCAAGTGTAGTATAGAAAAAGAACAATATAGATGTTGGATACAACCCTTTCCAGATATACAAACCTAAAGATACCCCATTTACTAAAACCCACAACCACCATTGCTCAATATATTTTCGGGTAAGCATCCATGTGGCTACAATACTCAGAGCAGTGGTAAAAGCATCTCCAATGGGCACAGGTGAATCCGTAAACCTACCCAGAACCCATGCCATCAATAAAAACATCAGCAAAAAAGCAACAAACAAATACTTCCATAAGTAAACTGGTGTTCGCGAAACACGAAGAGGCGTCGCTTCTGCTCCGTTATTTTTCTGCTTTTTTCCATACAGCCAGGCATACCATCCATACAAACTGATTACAACATAGTAAACATTTAAGGCCATATCGGCATAGAACTTCGACTCTAAAAAGACTACAATATATAGTCCGGAGGTTAGAATCCCCACTGGCCACAACCAAACATTCTCCTTTACTTCAAGGATGAGAAAAATAAAGCCCGAAACGGCACCAAAAATCTCCCATATATGATTAAACGACCAACTCACTATCTGTTCCATAATCCGTATGCCAATATGGCCAATTTGTTTAAAAGTTTAAAGTAAGGCGCACACTCACATTACGCCCAGCCTGAGGAAAGTAACCATCATCAATGTAATCGGCTGAGCCATCGGCAAACTGAGCCCGATATACCCATCCGTTGACAAGATACTCTCTATCGAGTATATTGTTAACCATTAAAGCCATTGTTACAGTAGATTTATCCAATCCCAAACGATACTCAAGCCGCGAATCAAGAACGGCATAGCCATTGATTTTCCGCAGATTGCTCGAACTATTATCGATATACTGCTTACCCACCTGCTTACCTAAAAGAGTAACCCGAAGATTCTTTAACGGCTCAACCATTATGGATCCTCCTGAAACAATTTCGGGTGAAAAAGAGATATTGGTTTCGCCCAAATAATTTACTCGCTGCCCCACAGGATTCCAACCATTCTGATCGTCATTTAAATCGACATACTCAACAAAATCAGTGATCCTGTTTCGAGTCAACGCCAAATTACCAGACAGAACAAGCCATGATTTTGGACTATATGAAGCCTCGACTTCAATACCGGCACGATAACTTTTCGCCACATTTGTCATTAAGGGATAGCCCACCTCGTTTAGTTTCCCGGTATTCACGAGTTGATTCTTATAGTCCATAAGAAAGATTGTTGATTTGAGCGCTAAAAACTTATTTGCAAACCCATAACCTAACTCATAATCAAACAATCGCTCCGATTTTGGTTTTGTGGCACCCCCCTCCTTCGACGCATCCTTCAGATCACTGCGAGCTGGTTCTCGGTTAGCAACAGCAAAAGAAGCGTAAGCAGAATGTCCATTAAAAAGAAATGAAGCACCGACCTTAGGATTAAGAAAATCCCAACGCGTTGTTTGCCATAGTTCTTTGTTATCGCTATCGGGTCCTTTCATCTTATAGTAGATATAGCGGTATTGCATATCCCCATATAGAGTCAAATGCGGCAAGACCTCTAACTGCGCTTTAAAAAACGAATTAAAATCATCCTTGACGCTATTATTGAAATACCATTCGTAGTCATTTGGAATAGTTTGATTCTTCTCAACCCATTTTAGCTTGCCAAAGTGATCGCCGTTGTAACGATTTGCACCGCCACCCAGAACAAGATCAACTATTCCTGCTTTATAGTTAAGGGAATATGTTCCGCCGTAAAACTGATTATTGAGCCATTTCTGCTGAACAAAATCTGACTTAGTTTGTAAAATACCGCCTACTAACTGATTCGTCAACAAGTATTTTGAAAATTTCGCATCATCCTTGTACTCCTCATAGTAACCACGACCAACAGTAAGGTGGGCTGCTGCATTAAAAGTTAACCTTGGAGCAACTTGCAAGGAATAAATGAGCTGATAGTGATTCTGAAAATAGTTGTCTTGCTCCTTGGCATAGCGATGGAGCAAACCATTGCCATCATAGTACAAGCCAGATGGATTATACTGCCTATTGGTATCCAACGAAGAAGAAGGAACCCCGTTCCAACTAATGTCGGTATGCTCCTCGCCCATAATAAAATTAGCCCTCAACACACTCTTCTCGGTAAGCCGTGCACCTGAAATCTGCAGCGAGGTGTGATCCGAGCCACTATGATCAACATACCCGTCGGACTTGAGTTTGGAATACCTCACATCAAACGAGAACTTATCATGAATCAACCCCGATCCAGTTGCAACACTTACCTTCTGGGTATTAAAGGCACCATAAGTCAAATCGATATTCCCATATGCCTCAGAGGGTGCGGTAAGTGTTTGAATGCTTACCGTGCCGCCAAAAGCACCAGCACCATTGGTAGAAGCCCCAACACCTCGTTGAACCTGCAAAGAGCTAATACTACTAGCCAAATCGGGAAGATCGACCCAAAACACGGTTTGCGATTCAGCATCGTTGAGTGGAATTCCGTTGAGCGTTACATTTATCCGAGATGGATCAACCCCTCGAATCCGAAAAGCAGTATTCCCAATTCCGCCGCCACTTTCGGAGGTAGATACCACTGAAGGCAAACTTCCCAGAATGAGCGGCAGGTCATTCGCGCCATTTGCATCATTCAGTTTGGCTTTTGAGATAGTAGTGACAGTCATCGGAGTCTTTGAATTTGCTCGAATACCGCTTACAACCACCTCTTCGCCCATTACCGATCGGGGTAACAACTTTATTTCCTGGAAAACATCACCCGTAACTTGAAGTTCGACAACGCAATCCAGATATCCCATATAGCTCACACGAAGACTATACTTGCCGGCTTTAAGTCCTGATATCTCAAACAATCCATCCTGATTTGTATACGCGCCCTTGAAGGTATGCACCAACGCAACTGAGGCGCCAATCAATGGATTATTACTTTCATCCACAACGCTACCCTTCAATTGCCATCCAACCAAAGAACCACTCTCGGCAAAAGTCGCCAGAGAGAATAAACCAAGACAGAAAATAAATATTAAATTTTTCATTTCAATTTTATTTCGAATAACACCCAAGGAAACAATTCGCTAGCCAAGGATGCGCGTCAAACGACGACACATACAAGCTGATTATCGCTGATTGTTGCCAATTAAAACAATGTGCAAATCAGTCAGAACGACACAATGACATAAGCCGGCATTTTGCCAAAGTGAAATTCTGAAATCGTCTGTAAGGGGAAGTAAATTCTGATAAAATATACTTTTTTCCCTACGCCGGCACTACCCGGATCAGGTAAAAGGGTATGATCTCAGCCCGTAATATTAAGGCACCCCCAAAAGACACGACAAAGGTAAACGAAAAAAATTATAACAAACAACTAAAACAGCAGATGATTGAGAAAATCATTGACTAATAGGCCACTATAATTAGGATCTTCAATTATATGAAACGCAAAAAAGGCCGGAAACCTCCGACCTTTTAATAGCGTTATTGTCGATTACTCGATGCTGAGTACCTCTTTAAATGCTTGCTTAAGACTATCTTTAGGCAGTGCACCCATAGCCATTTGCGGTTGACCTTCTACCGGAATGAATAGCATGGAAGGAATGGATTTAATACCAAACACCGAAGCTAACTCTTGCTGATCCTCGGTATCCACCTTATAGATGTCGATTTTTCCGTCATACTCCTTTGCCAACTCCTCGAGAATAGGGCCTACAGTTTTGCAAGGGCCACACCAATTAGCATAAAAATCAACCAAAGCAGGTCTTTTCCCTTCAAACTTCCATTCAGAATTTTTCTCGTAGTCGAAAACCTTGGTTTTAAATGTGTCTACAGTTAAATGCTCCAACATAATCTTTGTTTTTTTAGTTTTATATACTCTTATTTACATTTCTACATGTGTATATACAAATTCCATTCCAAAAGATGAATTTAAAAGATTAAACCATTTAACGACAAAAATGTTTGTAGTTTTGTCGCAAAACCTAGCAATTTGGCAGATGCTATAAACTACTAGAAAAGATAACCCAAAGAACATTAACAATTTCCACACATACAAACAAGCCAACCTTGGCTAAAGCATAACGAAACAAAAGAATGAACAGACATCTAAAGAATCCAATTTTTAATATTATTGCCCAAGTAGCCGAAGAAAAAAAACTACCAGCATATGTCATTGGCGGTTTTGTGCGCGACTGTTTGCTTGAGCGACCTTCCAAGGATATCGATATTGTAGTGCAAGGCAGCGGAATTGAAATGGCGGAAGGAGTTGCGGCTAAGGCTGGCGGAGTTAACGTTACCGTTTTTAAAAACTTTGGGACTGCCATGCTCCGCTTTGGGGATATGGAAATTGAATTCGTGGGTGCCCGCAAGGAGTCATACCAACGTGAGTCCCGAAAACCCATTGTGGAAAACGGAACCCTAGAGGACGATCAAAACCGCAGGGACTTCACCATTAACGCACTTGCTATAAGCCTCAACAAAAATGATTACGGCCGATTAATTGATCCTTTCGGCGGAATAGATGACCTGAAAAACAAGATACTGAGGACACCCCTTGACCCTGAAACAACATTCTCGGACGATCCATTACGAATGATTCGAGCCATTCGCTTTGCAGCACAATTGGGCTTTCGCATTGAGGAAAAAGCACTCCAGTCTATCTCCGACATGAAAGATAGGATCACCATAGTATCGAAAGAGCGAATTGCTGACGAGCTCAATAAAATAATTGTGTCGCCTCGCCCATCGTTAGGCTTTGTTCTATTTGACAAGACTGGGCTTTTGACCTACATCTTCCCTGCTCTCGAAAAGCTCAAGGGTGTGGAGACAAAAGAAGGGAAAGGACATAAGGAAAACTTCTCGCATACGCTAAAAGTGCTGGAGAACCTAAGGGCCAACACCGATGACCTTTGGCTTCTATGGGCAGCACTTCTGCACGACATTGCAAAACCTGCCACAAAGGCATATAATGCAAAACAAGGTTGGACCTTTCACGCACACGAGTTTGTCGGTGCCAAGATGGTTCCGGGCATCTTTCGCGAGATGAAGCTCCCTCTCAACGAAAAGATGAAGTATGTTCAGAAACTGGTGCAACTTCACTTACGGCCAATTGTACTTTCGAAGGATGAGGTAACCGACTCGGCAGTAAGGCGATTACTATTTGAAGCAGGTGAGGATATTGAGGATTTAATGATGCTTTGCGAGGCGGATATCACCTCGAAAAACGAGGCAACCGTCAGGCGACATCTTGGAAATTTTGCATTAGTACGCGAAAAGCTTAAAGAAATAGAGGAAAAAGATGCTATCCGTATTTTCCAACCGCCAATTACCGGCGAGGTTATAATGGCTGTTTTCGAGGTTGGCCCATGTAGAGCAATTGGTGAGATCAAAAACGATATTAAAGAAGCTATCCTAGATGGATTAATCCAAAACAACTACGAAGAAGCGTATGCCTTGATGCTCGAAAGAGCAAAAGACTTTAACCTTACTGCCAAGCATGACTTCAGCAGCGGTTTTAATACTGCCTCCGAATTGTAAGTAAAACCGGCAAGTGATCGCTAAAGCCACCATGATACCGAAAACCAATAAAGGTACGAAATGGTCTTTGTCCAGTATAGGCATCATCACGTTCAAGCAAGAATGGTGCATCAAAGACTTTACAACTGCTCATAGGAACGCGCAGGGCATTGTATTCACTAAGCAATGCTTCCGACACCATAACTTGATCGATAACAGCCCATCGACCCTGATACTTGTGAGTTCCCATTCCATTTGCATAAAGAAGGGAAGATAGGTTAACCAAGGTTTTATTGTGCGATTTTGGTTCGAGATGAGTCCTCGTCTTGAGAATCTTAGCGACCTCAACATTGGTTGCTTCATCATTAAAATCGCCCATCACCACAATATTGGCCATACTATCACACCGCAATACTGAATCCACCGCCATCGACAATATAGTTGCCGCATAACTGCGAGCATGTTCGGTTTCAAGTTCGCCCCCATACTTGGACGGCCAGTGGTTTAAAAAAATATGCAGGCTATCGGTTCCATCGACCAGAAACTTTGCATAAAGAATGTCACGCGAAGGATGATCATCGAATTCATACGATCTGATAAAGCGAGAATTTTTCAACCAGAGTCGTTTACTCCGATAAAGCAGTGCCACATCGATACCTCTAAAATCAGGAGATTCAGCATGCACTATCCGGTATTCGAACTTGGAAAGCGGGGAGTTATAAACTAATCGATTGAGAACAAATCGATTTTCAACCTCACACAAGCCAACAATCAATGGGGGTTCGAACTTTCCTGAGGCTACAAGAACCTTACATATCCCATCAATCTTTTTCTCCATTTTATTCCAACTCCAATGGCGGGCACCTTCAATGGTAAACTCCTGATCGAGCTTTAAGGTATCGTGAAATGGATCGAAAAGATTCTCTACGTTATACCAAAGCATATCGATCTTAGTGGAATCTTGACCGCAAAGCGACCCTATGCAGAAGAAGGAATACAGGACAATAAAAAAAGTTCTCATGGCAGAACAAATTTAAGTAATCAGCCCACCTACTAGTATAATCTTCGTCTAACGTCTACTTGGTTTCTCAATACGTTCAAAAGCACCTGCATCCGGATGGCTATCGGCAATCCGAGACTCACCCTTCAAATCGACAGGGTATAGTTCACCATAATCCAAACGTCCAAAATCCTTGGCAGGCGAAAGCGTATCGAGGAGGTAGGAAAACTTAACAATGTCAGCAAATTTCGGATCTTCCCGTTTAACACCACTATAGTGTGGTAGCGTGAATTCCGTGCCGCTCGGAATCCGAACAATAGAGTTTTCAAATGTATAATTCATCTTAGATGGAGAGGTAGTGCCATAATAGGAATTATCAACCCATACCTCGTTGGACATACTGCCATATACGATGCAATTCACAAAATCGGCCCGATCTAAATCCCTAGCAACCATAGTGGATGCCCCGCCCATAGTGGTAATATAGTAGTTGTTCAACCATAATTGTGGATACTTGCGGGAATAGTAAGTGCCCCAATAATTAGCCAACGTACAGTGCACAAATTCATAGTTTCCGCCATAAACAAGCGCCACCGTTGCTTGTCCACAATTGGCAAATAGACAATTTGATGCTCTGACAATTGCACCACGTGCAAGTAGTCCAATTGCCGACATATTTTCCACTCTACTATTTTGAATAATAAGCGTGGGCGTATTGGCTACAGCAAAGGTGTCGACCTGAACACCATTGACTGCATTCTTTATATTTACCCAATTTAGCAAATTGCCATAACTACCCGGCCGGAAATAGAGGCCGCCCCACTGCCCCGCCTTAGTCGCGTAGAAATCTTCCAATCGATCGCCCTGAAATGAAATCGGGTTTTCTTCCGTCCCATTGGCCTTGAGCGAACCATCCACATAAAGCCTCGAATTATTGTGGAAGTAAAATCTAGCGCCAGCCTCAATTGTTAAATTCGCACCAGCAGACACAACCACATCTCCGTAAATCAAATAAGGCTTATTGGCGGTAAATACCTGAGTAGCGATAACAGACGTGTTGAGCAAAACAACATCCTGCCCCCATGCTAAGAGTTTTATCGACTGTAAGTTTCCATTAAGATTAAACAAAATGGAATCTTCAATTGCTAAGGGAGAGTCACTGCCCTGAGGATCGACAGTTACATTTACGAAGACATAAATAGAGTCGCCAGCGGCCATTTCAAGATTCTGGATTTTCGGCCCCGGTTCCCCATCAATATTTATGCGGAATGACGAGAATGAACCACCGGAAAGAGTTACATCCGAGATATTAACCCGTTGGCTACCTTTATTGTAGACTTTAAACCGAGCAGTAGCACTCCCCACCGTGGTAAATACGGTATCGAACATAACAGTATCGCGCGAAAACAATAATCTGTCGCTCGCAGAATGGCTAATTTCATCCTTCTGGCATGCTAAGAAGAAAAAAAATAAAAATGTTGCCGCTATAAATAAAAATCTCATTTTCAGAATTACCAGATTTAACATCAAATATACATCAAAAGCAACAAAACCGACAAACAATCGTTTGTTCACCAAGATATTTGCAGGAATAGATATGCAAAGCTAAAACAATCCATGCTATAAACGTTCAAAACAAATTAGTATTTTGCTTGCAAACAAATTCACATTTGCTCTGTGTGGGATACCGAAGTAAAAACGACAAAAAACTCAACAACACTTAACGTTTATCTGCATAATAGCAAAAATGAATACAAGTTAAACTCACTACAAATTCTCGATAGTAAAAAAAACATCTTTACAATGAAGAAGAATTTTATACATTTGGCTCAACAAACTGTATCTTTTTGGTAATGGAGCCCGAAATACTAAGAGCAGAAGAAGAAAGTCTAATCGAGATAATGTTCATTTTGCGTGAATGCGCAAAAGATCTTATTTCGAAAGGATATTCACATTGGAATAGTGCCTACCCTTCGTTCGTTACCATTAGTGAGGACATAAAGAAAGGCAACCTATACCTACTTCGGAATAACGGTGGGACTATTGGAGTTATCACACTAAACGACGAACAAGATTCTTCATACGATCAACTTAAGTGGACCAGCAACAGTAACGCGCTTATTGTAAACCGACTTGCGATTCATCCGTTCTTCCAGAAAAAAGGGTTTGCGAAAATACTAATGGCTTTTGCTGCTGATTTCGCAAAGAAAGAGGGTTACAAATCAATCCGACTTGACACCTTTGCTGGAAACAAAGACACATTACACTTTTTCGAACGTTGCGGATTCTCAAAGGTTGGAGAAACCGCTCTATCGAAAGATTTAAACATTTATGCCTGCTTCGAGAAAGAACTCTAAGCGCTACAATACAAAAAAAGGCCTTTCGAGAAAAAGACCATTTCATTTCAACTTAGCATTTCATAGAGATAGTGGTTCCCCCATGTAGTAGTCGAGAATCTTCTTTCGAAGAATAAAATTATACTTGGAATTAATAAGGTTGGTCTCGGCCTCAAACTGATTTTTACGGGCAATACCCAAATCGATAGAACTTATACCCCCAAGTTCAAATTTTTCCTTCGCCGCTTCCCACGAAGCCGATGTGGCATCAAACTTTTCCGTAGCCGCCTGAAAATTACTCCACGCGCCAGTAGTTTCAAGGAAAGTGCTCGTCAGCTCTTTTGTGACAGAGTTTTCTACCTGCTCGTAGCTGTGCTCAGCATACTTCAGGCTAATCTTACTCTTTGTCCGAGCAGTTTGAGCGGAATACTTATTAAGTATAGGGATAGAAACGCCCACATATATCGTTTTCCTTAGATTCGCATCAATTTGATCGCGATAGCTATACGATGGATACATCCGGGTTGGATCATTGTTAGCCTTATTCGCATCGATACCATTATCGGCAAACCATGTATTGTAGTTATAGCCCGCATAAAACCGAGGAGTTAAACGCCCAATGGCTGCATAATAGTTCATTTCCTTTACTCGAACTTGGTTCGAAGCCGATTTAATTTCAGGGAATTGACCTCGAGAATTAGCATCCAACGCTGCCAAGTCCGGTAAAATAGCACTGAGACTACTATCCGTCAAATTAGGGCTAGCCACCTCGAACGACTGCGCATCGGCAATATCAAGAAATTGGGCCAACTCCAGCAAATTCAACTGATACTGGTTTTTATACGACACTTCGTCTGCCAAACTTCTTGCAAACTGAGCCTTAAGTTCCAGAAATTCCGCATTAGAAATCCCACCCAAACTATAAATTTCTTCACCCTTAATTTTCTGTTGCTGCGATATTTCAGTCTGTTGCTTTGATGCGGTATACAAATCACGCTTAAAAAGCACATCGATATACTTCACCATTATTCGAATAGAAATATTCTTTTGCTCCACAGCTAAATCCGCTTTCGCTCGTTCATAGTCGTAATGAGCCGCCCGCACATCGTTTACTAATGCAAAACCATGAAAAAGAGTTACCTCTCCTGAGAGTGAAAGTTGACCATTGGCAACACGAGCGTTCTCATACATTCCTGCGTTATAGTTATAATCCAAACCGTTAACCAGAGCATAACTGCCTCCAGCAACAGCGGTGGGCACCATTTCAAAATAGGACTGAGTCTTATCGGCCTTGCTAAGATTTATCTCCAGTGCCTTTTTCTTCAACTCTAGATTATTGTCGGTAGCATATCGAAGACACTCCGAAAGAGTCCACTGTTTCTGGGCAAAGACAGATAAACTAACTAATAAAAATAGAAAGCAAAGTATGTAATTCTTCATTTTTAAAATACTTAGAGAACCTGAATGAAATTATTCTCGCGACGTACCAATTCTTCCTGAGTCAGAATAGGGCTACAACCTTTAAATAAAGAATCAGGTCTTGCCTGCGATGTAACCCCTTTAAAAAGCAGGAGCAGATCAGACTCTGAGACCTCCACAAACGAACCAGACATCTCCATAACAACCACATCAATCGCAACCTGCGAACTCAATGGTGTCCGCAATGAAATTGGCGAATCTGGATTAATTACTATCTGCTTTTGGTGCACCTGCCCCCCTTGACCCTCAACTGCACTCGCTGTATCAGTAACGAATATACCGCCGAGACAAAGTGCAAATACCAAAAATATTCTCATCACCTTATGCGTTTAAAATTAAACAAGACAGTTTCAATTGCGCTTACGGAATAGTACATGTATGTGCTTGGCGTCAGGATCAGGTGTGTAAATTTGAATCAACTCCCATTCTGAACTAATTGAGGAGATACTCTCCCTTAGTCTTACGACATTATAAAGGGTAGAATCGTCAGAATGATTGTCGTTTTCAGTATTCCATGGAAACGATTCCAGCTTGTAGCTAAAAGAAATCTCCTTCCCTTCGAGCCGAAAAATTATTTCGGCGACCTGCCCCTCAGGTATAGAAGGAACAGGAATGCAAATTTCTCTCATGGCCTAGCAGTTTAATTACAATATTTTTTTGACATTCTCCGTTACAACGTGTCCGTCGAAAAGATGGATTATGCGATGAGCCTTTTCAGCATCACTGGGAGAGTGCGTAACCATAACGATTGTTGTCCCTTCGCTATTCAACTCCGACAGTAAATTCATCACCTCTTCGCCGTTGGCCGAATCGAGATTACCCGTAGGCTCATCGGCCAAAATTAACTTTGGATTAGCAACAACAGCCCGAGCTATTGCAACGCGTTGCTGTTGACCGCCTGAGAGTTGTTGTGGGAAGTGATTTCGCCTGTGCGACATCTTCATTCTGTCGAGAACCGCCTCAACCTTTTTCTTGCGCTCCGAAGAGGAAACTCCAAGGTAAAGCAGAGGTAGCTCCACGTTTTCGAAAACGGTAAGTTCATCAATCAGATTAAAACTCTGAAAAACAAAGCCGATATTGGCTTTACGCAGATTTGTGCGCTGCTTCTCCTTGAACTTTGAGACTTCATGCCCAACGAAGTATATCTCCCCTCCCGAGGGGTTGTCGAGCAAGCCAATAATATTTAGGAAAGTAGACTTTCCGCAGCCCGATGGACCCATTATTGCAACAAACTCACCATCCTTAACATGAATATTCACCTTATTAAGTGCGGTGGTTTCCACCTCTTCGGTTCTGAAAACCTTTACTAAATCAACAGTCTTTAGCATGGCATTAATTTTTATGTATTAAGCGTGTATAGTATTAATCTTTTAAAATCAGCTTATCAACTTCCCCAAATGTGTCGTAGCTGGAAACAATAACCTTTTCGCCCGA
This window contains:
- a CDS encoding thiamine diphosphokinase, coding for MLLDKEFDAVILANGQYPTHETPVRVLRRAKYLLCCDGAAVKHLGKGRVPDAVVGDLDSLPIEVKSVFADKLHHDPDQNSNDLTKAIMFCRKNGFKSVAIIGATGLREDHTIGNVALMVSYAQQGMEVVMVTDTGVLLPMLSSGVVQSFEGQQVSLFSFDTQTKLTTQNLKYPLTNATLDMWWQGTLNESLGNQFSLEFAPGPLVVYSLFEDCR
- a CDS encoding TonB-dependent receptor is translated as MKNLIFIFCLGLFSLATFAESGSLVGWQLKGSVVDESNNPLIGASVALVHTFKGAYTNQDGLFEISGLKAGKYSLRVSYMGYLDCVVELQVTGDVFQEIKLLPRSVMGEEVVVSGIRANSKTPMTVTTISKAKLNDANGANDLPLILGSLPSVVSTSESGGGIGNTAFRIRGVDPSRINVTLNGIPLNDAESQTVFWVDLPDLASSISSLQVQRGVGASTNGAGAFGGTVSIQTLTAPSEAYGNIDLTYGAFNTQKVSVATGSGLIHDKFSFDVRYSKLKSDGYVDHSGSDHTSLQISGARLTEKSVLRANFIMGEEHTDISWNGVPSSSLDTNRQYNPSGLYYDGNGLLHRYAKEQDNYFQNHYQLIYSLQVAPRLTFNAAAHLTVGRGYYEEYKDDAKFSKYLLTNQLVGGILQTKSDFVQQKWLNNQFYGGTYSLNYKAGIVDLVLGGGANRYNGDHFGKLKWVEKNQTIPNDYEWYFNNSVKDDFNSFFKAQLEVLPHLTLYGDMQYRYIYYKMKGPDSDNKELWQTTRWDFLNPKVGASFLFNGHSAYASFAVANREPARSDLKDASKEGGATKPKSERLFDYELGYGFANKFLALKSTIFLMDYKNQLVNTGKLNEVGYPLMTNVAKSYRAGIEVEASYSPKSWLVLSGNLALTRNRITDFVEYVDLNDDQNGWNPVGQRVNYLGETNISFSPEIVSGGSIMVEPLKNLRVTLLGKQVGKQYIDNSSSNLRKINGYAVLDSRLEYRLGLDKSTVTMALMVNNILDREYLVNGWVYRAQFADGSADYIDDGYFPQAGRNVSVRLTLNF
- a CDS encoding GIN domain-containing protein, translated to MVTLGKLVAVLTIICLPLMGFTSNAITGSIKGDGDLVVKNSESNPFTQLVANFAYSSEGNTENNITVVLQNTGDQKVSVYAEKNLQSYIETKTENGILYLSVRKGKKLSPTSAITIYVDASTLKHISGKGNLRLACTAPLNSESLSITFDGVLNGSLEVNVNNLQVNVTGVYEFGLFGKADNATIKTSGVGTLDHSLLVTKKLEAKINSISKKNFHSLIAQR
- a CDS encoding cupin domain-containing protein — protein: MRTKLLETAEKVGFNIDGRKMYSSPKTEIIHLDLKFGEVIEMHSNPFDVVFYILEGAGIIETPDEQITVEQDMCIEISAAEPRLIRNIGADSLRVLAVKIF
- a CDS encoding CCA tRNA nucleotidyltransferase yields the protein MNRHLKNPIFNIIAQVAEEKKLPAYVIGGFVRDCLLERPSKDIDIVVQGSGIEMAEGVAAKAGGVNVTVFKNFGTAMLRFGDMEIEFVGARKESYQRESRKPIVENGTLEDDQNRRDFTINALAISLNKNDYGRLIDPFGGIDDLKNKILRTPLDPETTFSDDPLRMIRAIRFAAQLGFRIEEKALQSISDMKDRITIVSKERIADELNKIIVSPRPSLGFVLFDKTGLLTYIFPALEKLKGVETKEGKGHKENFSHTLKVLENLRANTDDLWLLWAALLHDIAKPATKAYNAKQGWTFHAHEFVGAKMVPGIFREMKLPLNEKMKYVQKLVQLHLRPIVLSKDEVTDSAVRRLLFEAGEDIEDLMMLCEADITSKNEATVRRHLGNFALVREKLKEIEEKDAIRIFQPPITGEVIMAVFEVGPCRAIGEIKNDIKEAILDGLIQNNYEEAYALMLERAKDFNLTAKHDFSSGFNTASEL
- the pnuC gene encoding nicotinamide riboside transporter PnuC, whose product is MEQIVSWSFNHIWEIFGAVSGFIFLILEVKENVWLWPVGILTSGLYIVVFLESKFYADMALNVYYVVISLYGWYAWLYGKKQKNNGAEATPLRVSRTPVYLWKYLFVAFLLMFLLMAWVLGRFTDSPVPIGDAFTTALSIVATWMLTRKYIEQWWLWVLVNGVSLGLYIWKGLYPTSILFFFYTTLAVVGYYQWQKSIEEKPLDSVS